The following DNA comes from Pseudosulfitobacter pseudonitzschiae.
CAACGAGATGACTCTCATGATGATCACGGCGATCGCCATCGCCATGCTGGTCAGCTACGGGCTTTTAGAGTTCACGCGATCGCGACTCCTGGTACGGGCGGGGCTGCAGTTCGACGAGGTGCTGGCGAATCCGGTGTTCCACCGCGTGGTCAAGCAGCAGACGGCACTGCCGGGCAGCAACGCGCAGGTCGCCCTCAACGATGTTGACAAAGTGCGAGAGTTCATGACGGGGCAGGGGATCCTCGCGTTCTTCGACGCGCCCTGGGTGCCGCTGTTTCTCGCCCTGTGTTTCGCGTTCCACCCGTGGCTGGGCCTGGTGGCCACCATCGGCGCGGTCATCATCTTCGGCCTGGCAATCATCAACGAATTTGCGACCCGCAACGCCCTGCAGGATGCCAGCAAGGCGTCGCAAGGGGCCAACCATTTCGTGAACACCACCATGCAGAACGCCGAGATCATCCGCGCGCTCGGCATGGAAAAGCAGCTCACCAAGCGCTGGCTCAGCCAGCATGACGACATGCTGATTCACCAGGCGCGGGCCAGCGACCGTGCGGGCTCCATCATGGCCTCGTCGAAATTCGTGCGCATGAGCCTTCAGGTCGCCATCCTCGGCACCGGTGCCTACCTGGCCATCCAGCAGCTGATCTCGCCGGGGATCATGATCGCCGCGTCGATCGTGATGGGTCGCGCGCTGGCGCCGGTGGAGCAGGCCGTCGGCCAGTGGAAGCAGTTCGTGAACGCGCGCTCGGCCCACAAGCGGCTGAAGCAGCTCTTTGATAACATTTCTGAACAGTAAGAGCGGACCGAGTTGCCCGAACCTAAGGGCAACCTGAAGGTGGAGCAACTCTTCGCCACCGTTCCGGGCAGCCGGGACACATTGCTCAGGGGAATCAGCTTTTCCGTCACCCAGGGCGAGGTGCTCGCGATCATCGGCCCGAGCGGGTCGGGCAAGTCTTCTCTCGTGCGCCATCTCGTCGGGGCGATGACCCCGGTGGCCGGCAAAGTGCGTCTCGACGGCACCGAGATGCACCATTGGGACCCCGAACAGATAGGGCGATACCTAGGCTACCTGCCGCAGGACGTGAAACTTTTCGGCGGTTCAGTATCGGAGAACATCTCGCGCTTCGAGGATGACCCGCAGGACACCGATGTCATCGCCGCGGCCATCTTGGCCGGCGCGCATGACATGATCCAGAAGCTGAGCAATGGCTACGAGACCAATGTTGGCGATGGCGGCATGTTCCTGTCCGGCGGGCAGCGGCAGCGCGTCGGCCTCGCCCGGGCGGTGTATCGCTATCCTAGCCTCGTGGTGCTGGACGAGCCCAACTCCAACTTGGACAGCATGGGCGAAAAAGCGCTCGTGTCTTGCATCCAGAAACTGAAATCGATGGGCAAGACCGTCGTTCTGGTGACCCACAAGACCAATCTTTTCGCCCTGTCCGACAAGACGCTGATGCTGATGAATGGCACGGTCGAGAAATTCGGGCCCACTAGGGACTTCTTTCAGCAGCCACAAACTACACCTTCCGCGGCGCAGACGCAGACGCAGACGCAGACGCAGAAGGCAGCATCCAGGAATTCGCCCGCGGTGGTCAAGCTGTCCACGTCCGAAAAGGACGAAACCTGACAGCATCTGCTTGCAAAATCGGGTTTCCGGGCGATATCGGAACCGGACCAAGCCACATGAGGACGTGCCATATATGGCCAAGAAACCTAGCCCCAAACCGATTGCCATCATGGGATACGCGTTCGTGTTATTCACGTTCGGCGTGCTGGGCACTTGGGCGGCCGTCGCCAAGCTCGACAGCGCCGTCTTCGCACCGGGTACGATCTCGCTCGAGGGCAACCGCAAGGTTGTGCAGCATCTCGAAGGCGGGATCGTGGAAGAGATCCTCGTGAAAGAAGCCGCCTCGGTCGACTTAGGCGATGTCCTGCTGCGTCTCAGCGGGGTCGAGGCGCGCTCCAATCTTGAGGTCATCAACACCCGGATGAACATGGCTCTGGTCGCCGAGTCCCGGCTCCTAGCTGAGCGCCAGATGGCGGACCGGATCGAGCTGCCGGAGGAGATCGATCCCGACAACGCTACGAAAGCCGTGCAGGACGTGATTGCGGATCAGAGAGACCGGTTCAAGGCGCGGCGCTCCATCATGAAATCCCGGCTCGATATCCTCTCCAGCCGGGTCGACCAGACCGAAGAGCAGATCGAGGGGCTGCAGCTTCAGAAATCCGCGCTGGAACGCCGGGTCAAGAATTTCAACACCATGATTGAGCGGATGCGCGGCGGCCAAGAAAAGGGCCTGATCCAGACCAATCTCCTGTCGCAACGGGAGGACGAGATGATCCAGATTGAGGCGTCTCTCGGGCAGGTGATCTCCGAGATCGCGCAGGCCCGCAACGTGATCAACGAGACCGACTTCGAAGCCCTTCAGATCGAGCAGGAATATCGCGAACGCGCCAATACCGAGCTCGAGGAAGTCCGCTCCGAGATATCGGAACTCCAGCAACAGAAGATGGTCGCGGTGGATATCCTGCGGCGCACGAACATCCGCGCCCCCGGCTCCGGCACGATCCAGAACCTCAAGGTTCACACCGTCGGATCGGTGATCAAGGCGGGCGAGGTGCTCATGGAACTGGTGCCCGAGAACGAGGAGCTGATCGTGAACGCGCGGGTGGCACCGCGCGATATCGACAACGTGTCGCCAGGGCTCGACACCGAGGTCCGCTTCACGGCCTTCCAAACCAAGCTCACTCCGATCATGCTTGGCAGTGTGCGATCCGTGTCCAATGACGTCATCACGCCCGAGAATCCGCAGGAGATGCCCTATTACCTCGCCCGCATCGAGGTGGACGAAAAAGACATCCCCCCGGAGATCAAGGGCCGCCTGAGCGCCGGGATGCCGGCCGATGTCATCATCACCACCGGAGAGCGGACGGTGATGAATTTCATTGCCTCGCCCCTGCTCGACGCGGTGCGCAAGAGCCTGATCGAGGAGTGAAGGCTGGCGCAGGCGGCCCCGCTGACGCCTGTGCAGATCCGTGGCAGACCAACCTCGCCGCCGAGCAAGGTTCCCGTGTGAACGATCAATTCGCGAGCTCCTGCGCGGTGTGCGTGCGGAATGGTACGGCTTTCTCGGAGGTCTGGCAAAGCACGCATGTCATTTCTTTTTACCTCCCCCGAATCCGATCGATCCGAGCCTCCCCATCTGACTTAGTCCACCGTTATGGTTAGGAAACAGTGGACAAAGAATGGCAAACAAACGGCACAAGCCCGAAGAAAGCGGCAAACAATGCGCAGACCGTCGGCGGAATAGCATCCTTGAAAAACCCAACATGATAGGTTAAGTGCACTCATGGTTGCCATTCATCGTGCGCATGGTCTACGCGCCATCATCTTCACGGATGATCACGAGCTAGCCCATGTGCATGTGTTCGGTGACGGGCAAATAAAGATTAATCTGATCGGGCTTGACGGGGCTCCAGCTCTTGTGCGGGCGCAAGGCATAAAAGGGAACGATGTGCGCCGGGCCGTGCAGATCGTTCGCGACAAATAGGAGCAGTTTCTTGCCAGACAGAGGGAAATCCATGGTTGAACTGACTGGTGCTGAAATCGACACCGCCATTCAGCGTGGGAACATCGCGCAACAGGCCGAGCCACGCGCGGAATCCGCGCGCTATGACAAGCGAAACAGCCGCGTCATCGTCGATCTGAAAAATGGTTGTATCTTTGCCTTTCCACCTTGCCTGGCGCAAGGGCTGGAAACCGCAACCGATGAAGAACTCGCCGCGGTCGAAATCCTCGGCGCGGGTTACGGCCTGCATTGGGAAGCCCTCGATGTGGACCTTTCCGTGCCCGGCTTGCTGGCGGGGCTGTTCGGCACCAAGGCTTACATGGCTCGCCGGGCCGGACAAGCTACGTCCCCGGCAAAAGCGGCGGCAGCTCGTGAGAATGGTCGCAAGGGGGGCAGGCCGCGGAAGCAGGCCTGATCACCGCCGCCAGCCCGTAATCATGCCCCCTGTCCCGGCGGGCATGAACTTCGCGCTAAAGGCAGGGTGATTCGGGCGCGCGCGGGTCCAGCGCGGCGAGATCCCTGACCCATTGCACCTGGCGCGGCAGGCAGATGCTGTGCAGATCGTAGTTGCGTACAACGTGGCGGCGCGCGGCCTTGCCCAGCCGTTCGCGCATCCCAGGGTCGTCGAGCAGCATCGAGACTTCATCGACAATCGCGTCGCCGTCGAAGAAATCGACGAGGCGGCCGGTCTCATCGTGGGTGATCAGTTCTTTGACCGGGGCGGTGTCGCTGGCCACGATGGCACCTTCGACGCTCATCGTCTCGAACAGCGACCAGGAGAGCACGAAGGGATAGGTCAGGTAGACATGCACTCGGCTGAGCTGCAGCAGGGTCACGAACTGGTCATAGGGGATGCGGCCAAGGAAGTGGACGCGGGCCCAGTCGTCATCGGGGATCTGACTGCGCACCTCGTCGATGAAGATCCGTTTCCACGTCATACCCTTGGGTGGACAGGCGCCATAGCTCACCTCGTCGCCGCCCACGATCAGCACATGCGCCCGGGACCGTTCGCGTAACAGGCGCGGCAGGGCGCGCATGAAGACGTGATAGCCGCGATAGGGTTCGAGGTTGCGATTGACGAAGGTGATCACCTCATCCTCGCGCGAGAGGGTCCGGCCGCTCTTGAACGACAGGGACGCGGTGTCATCCGGCACGAGGCGGGCCGTGTCGATGCCGTCGAACCCCACGGTGATGCGGTCGCGAAAGGCGGCGGAAAATGTGTCGGCCTGGAACCGGGTCGGGCTAAGGCCCGCGTCGGCGATGGCGAAATGCATGTGGTTGTTGAGGTTCTTCATCCGCAAGCGCAGCGCGTTGGTCAGATCGGGTGGGCCGTCGAATTCGGGGTCAAAGCCGGTATGCGGATAATCGGGGCGGTAATAAAGCTCGCAATAGATGCCGATGCGCGCATCGGGCCAGACATCGCGCAGGAACAGCGATTCACCCCAGCCGGGATGGGCGATGATGACATCAGGGGTGAAGCCCTGATCGCGCAGCGCGCAGGCGGCGTGATAGCAGCTTTCGGCGCGGGTGACCTTGGAGTTGAAATCAACCAGCCAGGGGTGCAGCGCCTGCCCGGGGTCGCGGTTGATCGTATAGGGCAGCAGGGTCACGCCGTTCCATTTCTGCACCTCCTTGACCCGTAGCGTCAGGGCCGCCACCTTGTGCCCCCCGGCGGCCAGCACGGGGGCGAGATGCTGGAACTGGCCGGGGAAATTCTGGTGGATGAAGAGAAATTGCATGCGGGGTCCGGTCTTGATCCGTGTCCGAACTCTTTAGCGTCTGGGCGGCAGGCTGCAAAGCCCAATCTGCGCGGGCCAGGTGAAGCTGAGGTCATGAAGCCATTTGAAGTATTTAGTCCCCTAAGGCTTGCCACGTTTCTCAAAGCCTTCTTGCAGAACCCCATGAAGGCGGCGCTGGGATTTCGGAGGGCTCTGCCATCCATTCCCGCCATTCTTGTTCGAGGACATACACATCTCATCCCGGCGCGACGGTCCGCGCGTCGTGGTAGGCTTCCGGACCGAGTCGGATGTATGAAGGGTCGGAAGAGGCGCTTCCGGATTGATCGCTACGGCGGTTGGTGAAAATCGCCATATCATCTTCCACCTTCACAGCGTAGTCAGGCATGTGGACATGTTATTCCTCCTGGCGTACGATATTCATAACCAGACGGCGAAACTCCTTTTCTGTGGAACAGGGGCGGCACTTGGCTTGTGACTTTGCCAGTCCAATCTTCCATTCTTTCTTTGCCCCGCAATTCTTTCGAGCAAGTTCATAGATACGCCGCTCCAATGGTTTGCGTAGCGGAAATAGTCACGGTGCAGGGTCAGAACTTCACGATGCCGGATGGCATTGAACACCCAATCTGAGAGCCTGATCTCCACTTCCTGCATCCGTCCGTCGCGTGCCTCACGAACGATCCTGAACAGGTCAATCAGCCCAAAGCCATCGAACATTTCCGTGCCACCAGTGATAAGATTGGTCGTGATCATCGTGCTCTGAAGGCGCTCCAGGGCGGCCCTGAGTTGTTCATACCTGCACCCATCCGTTCCTCGATTTGTCGCTTTCAACAGGTCATATGCCCTGAAGCGAATAGTCGGACCGACCTCCCATTCCTCATTCAGAGCGGCGATGCATTGGCTGAAAGGGGACCGTTTGGTCGGTTTCGCCGCCTGTGCGGCCCTAGGGGCGTCCTGAGCGCCGTTCAGGGTTGTAGCGGGGAAGGTGGCGATGTCCTGGAGCGCTTGGGAGACGAGCGGGCGTAGGCGTCCAGCCAGTTGGGCGGCAGCACGAGGAATATCGAGACGGTTTGCTGTTGCAGCTCCGCGAAATGGAAGTCCGACCGGGAGATCACGTTGGCGATGCGCGGGCTGTCGAAAAAATGGGTGCGACGCTGCGCGTTCGACAGGACCGAGGCCGCTTCCCGGTCCGCCTTGCCGAGAAACTGGTTGGCGGCGCGGGCAACCAGCCCGCCCGCCGCAAGGAGATGTTCATGAACAAAGATCACCGCGAGATCCAACGCAAGTTGCGGATACTGCGATATGTCGAAGAGATCGGCCATGTTGCCAAAACCTGCCGCTATTTTGGGATCGGTCGCGCCAGTTTTTACCGTTGGCGCAAAGCCTATGCAGAACGCGGCGAAACAGGACTGATCAATGCACTGTCTGACGTCAGCACCTTTGGGACAAATTTAATTTGCTGATCAGGTTGCCCCATCAAGAGGCTTGCGTGTAAGAAGACCTACATTTGACCATTTCGAAGGCTTGCTGACTTGCCACCTTCTTCCAAATTTTCCCAGGTTCAGGTCGTGCGGCCTTCCGGCTCAGAGCGCTTGGAGACCGGCGCCCCAGACGGTGTCTCGAAGCAAGCCCCACGCCCGAAAGGGGACAGCGTGTCCGTTCTCAAGCGCCTCGAACGATATATCTCTGCCTTCTTCAAGCTCGGCCGCATCGAACGCATCGCCAAGCAGGCTAATCATGTGGCGCAACAAAATGCGGACAAGATCGCAGCCTTTTCACAAGATCTGAGGACCGCCATCAGGGAGCAGACCGCGTGGATGGAAGGCCGGTTGGCCGAGCATTCCCTGCACGACAACGAGCTGTCGCGCCGCCTCGACAGGATCATGTTGAACCGTGCCCCGCTTGTCGCCGAGGGCCAACCCAAGGTATCCGACGGCAATCCTGGCGAAATATCCGAAGGGTTCGCGCTTTTTCTCGACACCTTCTACAACCGTCTCGAGAACCGGTTTCGCGGCAGCCAGAAGGATATCCTGAACCGGCTCGCGGTGTACCAGCCCGATGTCGAGGCCGCGGCGATCCGGACCGGCGGGAAGCCGGCGCTGGATCTCGGGTGCGGGCGCGGCGAATGGCTGGAACTCATGCGCCGGCTGGGCATCCCCGCCTCGGGCGTCGATCTGAACGCGGCGCAGATCGCCGAGGCGCGGGAAGCCGGCCTCGCCGTCGAGGAGCTGGACGCACTGGCGGCCCTGGAGAAGGCCGAGGATGACAGCCTGTCGGTGATCAGCGCGCATCACCTTATCGAGCACATCCCGTTCCGGGACGTGGCCTGGATCGCACGGGAGGCGCTGCGCGTCCTGGCACCGGGCGGGCTGCTCATCTTCGAGACACCCAATCCGCGGAACGTGCTGGTG
Coding sequences within:
- a CDS encoding type I secretion system permease/ATPase, with product MRQKTSLETAYSMFRSTFIATVVFSFFTNLLMFVGPLYMLQIYDRVLSSRNEMTLMMITAIAIAMLVSYGLLEFTRSRLLVRAGLQFDEVLANPVFHRVVKQQTALPGSNAQVALNDVDKVREFMTGQGILAFFDAPWVPLFLALCFAFHPWLGLVATIGAVIIFGLAIINEFATRNALQDASKASQGANHFVNTTMQNAEIIRALGMEKQLTKRWLSQHDDMLIHQARASDRAGSIMASSKFVRMSLQVAILGTGAYLAIQQLISPGIMIAASIVMGRALAPVEQAVGQWKQFVNARSAHKRLKQLFDNISEQ
- a CDS encoding HlyD family type I secretion periplasmic adaptor subunit, with translation MAKKPSPKPIAIMGYAFVLFTFGVLGTWAAVAKLDSAVFAPGTISLEGNRKVVQHLEGGIVEEILVKEAASVDLGDVLLRLSGVEARSNLEVINTRMNMALVAESRLLAERQMADRIELPEEIDPDNATKAVQDVIADQRDRFKARRSIMKSRLDILSSRVDQTEEQIEGLQLQKSALERRVKNFNTMIERMRGGQEKGLIQTNLLSQREDEMIQIEASLGQVISEIAQARNVINETDFEALQIEQEYRERANTELEEVRSEISELQQQKMVAVDILRRTNIRAPGSGTIQNLKVHTVGSVIKAGEVLMELVPENEELIVNARVAPRDIDNVSPGLDTEVRFTAFQTKLTPIMLGSVRSVSNDVITPENPQEMPYYLARIEVDEKDIPPEIKGRLSAGMPADVIITTGERTVMNFIASPLLDAVRKSLIEE
- a CDS encoding class I SAM-dependent methyltransferase, with amino-acid sequence MSVLKRLERYISAFFKLGRIERIAKQANHVAQQNADKIAAFSQDLRTAIREQTAWMEGRLAEHSLHDNELSRRLDRIMLNRAPLVAEGQPKVSDGNPGEISEGFALFLDTFYNRLENRFRGSQKDILNRLAVYQPDVEAAAIRTGGKPALDLGCGRGEWLELMRRLGIPASGVDLNAAQIAEAREAGLAVEELDALAALEKAEDDSLSVISAHHLIEHIPFRDVAWIAREALRVLAPGGLLIFETPNPRNVLVGATSFHNDPTHLRPLTDPALGVLFETAGFHPVETRFLHPHERLDEFLDRPGFDPELAHLLFGPQDLAMLGQKPRESA
- a CDS encoding DUF4160 domain-containing protein; translation: MVAIHRAHGLRAIIFTDDHELAHVHVFGDGQIKINLIGLDGAPALVRAQGIKGNDVRRAVQIVRDK
- a CDS encoding glycosyltransferase, encoding MQFLFIHQNFPGQFQHLAPVLAAGGHKVAALTLRVKEVQKWNGVTLLPYTINRDPGQALHPWLVDFNSKVTRAESCYHAACALRDQGFTPDVIIAHPGWGESLFLRDVWPDARIGIYCELYYRPDYPHTGFDPEFDGPPDLTNALRLRMKNLNNHMHFAIADAGLSPTRFQADTFSAAFRDRITVGFDGIDTARLVPDDTASLSFKSGRTLSREDEVITFVNRNLEPYRGYHVFMRALPRLLRERSRAHVLIVGGDEVSYGACPPKGMTWKRIFIDEVRSQIPDDDWARVHFLGRIPYDQFVTLLQLSRVHVYLTYPFVLSWSLFETMSVEGAIVASDTAPVKELITHDETGRLVDFFDGDAIVDEVSMLLDDPGMRERLGKAARRHVVRNYDLHSICLPRQVQWVRDLAALDPRAPESPCL
- a CDS encoding ATP-binding cassette domain-containing protein, with the translated sequence MPEPKGNLKVEQLFATVPGSRDTLLRGISFSVTQGEVLAIIGPSGSGKSSLVRHLVGAMTPVAGKVRLDGTEMHHWDPEQIGRYLGYLPQDVKLFGGSVSENISRFEDDPQDTDVIAAAILAGAHDMIQKLSNGYETNVGDGGMFLSGGQRQRVGLARAVYRYPSLVVLDEPNSNLDSMGEKALVSCIQKLKSMGKTVVLVTHKTNLFALSDKTLMLMNGTVEKFGPTRDFFQQPQTTPSAAQTQTQTQTQKAASRNSPAVVKLSTSEKDET
- a CDS encoding DUF2442 domain-containing protein; the protein is MVELTGAEIDTAIQRGNIAQQAEPRAESARYDKRNSRVIVDLKNGCIFAFPPCLAQGLETATDEELAAVEILGAGYGLHWEALDVDLSVPGLLAGLFGTKAYMARRAGQATSPAKAAAARENGRKGGRPRKQA
- a CDS encoding type IV secretory system conjugative DNA transfer family protein; translated protein: MADLFDISQYPQLALDLAVIFVHEHLLAAGGLVARAANQFLGKADREAASVLSNAQRRTHFFDSPRIANVISRSDFHFAELQQQTVSIFLVLPPNWLDAYARSSPKRSRTSPPSPLQP